The following proteins come from a genomic window of Limnohabitans sp. 103DPR2:
- a CDS encoding SDR family oxidoreductase — translation MPSNQTPLGALPARFRKERVLIIGCGDVGQRSAKQWVGRTRVAALTSSPEKAASFRAQGIVPLIGNLDAPETLQRLSGWATRILHLAPPPADRVGGWSTDPRTLNLVRALQKRSLPKSLVYGSTSGVYGDCGGAWVPETQTVQPHTPRAIRRVDAERIVRFLGKTGVRTSILRIPGIYAADRPNGTPRERLLKGTPVLVAQDDVFTNHIHADDLARACVAAVWRGKPQRVVHVTDDTHLKMGDYFDMAADLMGLPRPPRVKRTQAQETLPLMLLSFMSESRRLQNQRLKSELKIRLHYPTVREGLLPLAAKLPKTI, via the coding sequence TTGCCTTCAAACCAAACCCCTTTGGGCGCCTTGCCTGCTCGCTTTCGAAAAGAGCGCGTTTTGATCATCGGATGTGGTGATGTAGGTCAACGTTCGGCCAAACAATGGGTGGGTCGAACCAGGGTGGCCGCCTTGACCTCGAGCCCAGAAAAAGCTGCCAGTTTCAGGGCGCAGGGCATTGTTCCGCTGATCGGTAACTTAGATGCACCCGAAACCCTGCAGCGTTTGTCCGGCTGGGCAACGCGCATTCTTCATTTAGCGCCACCGCCCGCCGACAGAGTGGGCGGCTGGTCGACCGATCCGCGCACCCTGAACCTCGTCAGAGCACTTCAAAAGAGAAGCTTGCCCAAAAGCTTGGTGTATGGCTCAACCAGCGGTGTGTATGGCGATTGTGGTGGCGCCTGGGTGCCCGAAACGCAAACAGTTCAACCCCATACGCCTCGCGCGATTCGGCGTGTGGATGCTGAGCGCATCGTTCGATTTCTTGGCAAAACAGGTGTTCGAACCAGCATTTTGCGAATTCCAGGTATCTACGCAGCCGACCGGCCCAACGGCACACCACGCGAGCGCCTCCTGAAAGGGACCCCGGTGTTGGTCGCGCAGGACGATGTTTTTACCAATCACATCCATGCCGATGATTTAGCCCGGGCTTGTGTAGCCGCTGTGTGGCGTGGGAAACCGCAGCGCGTGGTGCATGTGACTGACGATACGCATTTGAAAATGGGTGATTACTTTGACATGGCAGCTGACCTGATGGGATTGCCTCGTCCACCCCGCGTGAAGCGAACACAGGCACAAGAAACCTTGCCACTGATGCTGTTGAGTTTCATGAGTGAATCACGCAGGTTGCAGAATCAACGGCTCAAATC
- a CDS encoding CDP-6-deoxy-delta-3,4-glucoseen reductase — protein sequence MSFQITVEPSGRTFSADSSETLLAAGIRQGIGLPYGCKDGACGSCKCKKISGTVVHGEHQAKALSAEEEAQGLILTCCSKAQSDVVLESRQVTEEGSFPIKKMPVRVVSLEKKSHDVMSVIMQLPATDVMKFHAGQYVEFLLRDGARRSYSMANAPHTLDPAAPKVELHIRHMPGGKFTDVVFSTMKEKDILRIEGPYGSFFLREDSQAPIILLASGTGFAPIKALIEHMQHKNITRPATLYWGGRRPSDLYMSDWVEAQVKAMPNLTYVPVVSDALPEDAWTGRTGFVHQAVLQDHADLSGYQVYACGAPIVVDSARADYVGKAGLPEEAFFADSFTTEADKAKESN from the coding sequence ATGAGCTTCCAAATCACCGTTGAGCCAAGTGGCCGTACTTTCAGTGCTGACAGCAGCGAAACTTTGCTGGCGGCAGGCATTCGCCAAGGCATTGGCCTGCCCTATGGTTGCAAAGACGGCGCTTGTGGTTCTTGCAAGTGCAAGAAGATTTCTGGCACCGTGGTTCACGGCGAACACCAAGCCAAGGCCTTGAGTGCTGAAGAGGAGGCGCAAGGCTTGATCTTGACATGCTGTTCCAAAGCACAAAGCGATGTGGTGCTCGAGTCCCGCCAAGTGACCGAAGAAGGCAGTTTCCCCATCAAGAAAATGCCGGTTCGTGTGGTCAGCCTCGAGAAGAAGTCTCACGATGTGATGTCAGTGATCATGCAACTGCCTGCCACCGACGTGATGAAATTCCATGCGGGTCAGTACGTGGAATTTTTGCTGCGCGATGGCGCACGGCGCAGCTACAGCATGGCCAATGCACCCCACACCCTGGACCCTGCAGCACCCAAAGTGGAACTGCACATTCGCCACATGCCCGGCGGCAAGTTCACCGATGTGGTGTTCAGCACCATGAAAGAAAAAGACATTTTGCGCATTGAAGGCCCATACGGCAGTTTCTTTTTGCGTGAAGACTCGCAAGCACCCATCATCTTATTGGCATCGGGTACAGGCTTTGCACCGATCAAAGCCTTGATCGAGCACATGCAGCACAAGAACATCACGCGTCCAGCCACCCTGTATTGGGGCGGCCGGCGTCCCTCCGATTTGTACATGAGCGACTGGGTGGAAGCGCAAGTGAAAGCCATGCCCAACCTCACATACGTGCCTGTGGTGTCCGATGCTTTGCCAGAAGATGCATGGACCGGCCGAACAGGCTTTGTGCACCAAGCTGTGCTGCAAGATCACGCCGACTTAAGCGGCTACCAAGTTTATGCCTGCGGCGCACCCATTGTGGTGGATTCAGCGCGCGCAGATTACGTTGGCAAAGCTGGTCTGCCCGAAGAGGCTTTCTTTGCAGATTCATTCACCACGGAAGCCGACAAGGCCAAGGAGTCCAATTGA
- a CDS encoding Bug family tripartite tricarboxylate transporter substrate binding protein, producing MRNTFVHRRTWLLSAGFLAASSFFSGLVSAQTQPSAPAIAPAPVAAPAPALNKPIRLVVPYAPGGPIDITARALAERVKDSLGVVIIDNKPGAGGNLGVDIVAKAPADGYTIGISAVATHAINPWLFNKMPFNAATDFAAITQMVRVPNVLVMNADTAQRLKINTVADLIAYGKANPGKLNVGSGGNGSAGHLAAEMFKRDAGIFAVHIPYNGGNPAQLALLSGQVDFNFDNLATAAPNIKAGKLKALAVTTAQRSSALPDIPAMAETLKGFEVDTWWGLVAPANTPSAVVARLHQAFAAALNAPETKTRFGLMMAEPVSSTPEQFAAFMKRELAKYEPVVKASGAKVD from the coding sequence ATGCGCAACACATTTGTCCATCGCCGCACATGGCTGCTGTCTGCTGGCTTCTTAGCTGCCTCATCGTTTTTCAGCGGCCTTGTTTCGGCTCAGACACAGCCCAGCGCACCTGCGATTGCACCCGCCCCCGTGGCCGCACCCGCGCCTGCGTTGAACAAGCCCATTCGTTTGGTGGTGCCTTATGCACCCGGAGGTCCCATCGACATCACCGCACGTGCGTTGGCTGAGCGCGTCAAAGACTCGCTGGGTGTTGTGATCATTGACAACAAGCCAGGCGCCGGTGGCAACTTGGGTGTGGACATTGTGGCCAAAGCACCTGCCGATGGTTACACCATTGGCATTTCTGCCGTGGCCACGCACGCCATCAATCCTTGGCTGTTTAACAAGATGCCCTTCAATGCGGCCACCGACTTTGCCGCCATCACGCAAATGGTCCGCGTGCCCAATGTGCTGGTGATGAATGCCGACACAGCTCAGCGACTCAAAATCAACACTGTGGCCGATTTGATTGCGTATGGCAAAGCCAATCCTGGCAAACTGAACGTGGGCTCTGGTGGCAATGGCAGTGCAGGCCATTTGGCCGCCGAAATGTTCAAGCGCGATGCAGGCATCTTTGCGGTTCACATTCCCTACAACGGCGGCAACCCTGCACAGCTGGCTTTGTTGTCAGGCCAAGTCGATTTCAACTTCGACAACTTGGCCACCGCAGCGCCCAACATCAAGGCAGGCAAGCTCAAAGCACTGGCCGTCACCACGGCACAGCGCAGCAGCGCCCTGCCCGATATCCCCGCCATGGCCGAAACTTTGAAAGGTTTTGAAGTGGACACTTGGTGGGGCTTGGTGGCCCCAGCCAACACGCCCTCTGCTGTGGTGGCGCGTTTGCATCAAGCCTTTGCTGCTGCCTTGAATGCACCAGAAACCAAAACACGTTTTGGTTTGATGATGGCCGAGCCTGTGAGCAGTACGCCTGAACAATTTGCAGCGTTCATGAAGCGCGAGCTGGCCAAGTACGAACCGGTGGTGAAAGCCAGCGGTGCCAAGGTCGATTGA
- a CDS encoding ABC transporter ATP-binding protein has protein sequence MTATLLKVKGLQVAYGGIQAVKGVDFEVHEGELVSLIGSNGAGKTTTMKAITGTLPIHGGDIEYLGKSIVGQGPWDLVKQGLAMVPEGRGVFTRMTIIENLLMGAYIRTDTAAIQDDIEKVFHTFPRLRERKDQLAGTMSGGEQQMLAMGRALMSRPKVLLLDEPSMGLSPIMVDKIFEVVRDVFAQGVTVLLVEQNASRALAIANRGYVMESGLISMTGPGQDLLNDPKVRAAYLGE, from the coding sequence ATGACAGCCACCTTATTGAAAGTCAAAGGCCTGCAAGTGGCCTACGGCGGCATTCAGGCTGTCAAGGGTGTGGACTTTGAAGTGCACGAAGGCGAGTTGGTATCCCTCATTGGCTCGAATGGGGCGGGCAAGACCACCACCATGAAAGCCATCACAGGCACCTTGCCCATCCACGGTGGCGACATCGAGTACTTGGGCAAGAGCATCGTGGGCCAAGGCCCCTGGGACTTGGTCAAGCAAGGCTTGGCCATGGTGCCAGAAGGCCGAGGCGTTTTCACGCGCATGACCATCATCGAGAATTTGCTGATGGGCGCCTACATTCGCACCGACACCGCCGCCATTCAAGACGACATCGAAAAAGTTTTTCACACCTTCCCGCGCTTGCGAGAACGCAAAGACCAATTGGCCGGCACCATGTCGGGTGGTGAGCAGCAAATGTTGGCCATGGGCCGTGCGCTCATGAGCCGTCCCAAAGTCTTGTTGCTCGACGAGCCTTCCATGGGTTTGTCGCCCATCATGGTTGACAAAATTTTTGAAGTGGTGCGCGATGTCTTTGCGCAAGGCGTCACGGTCTTGTTGGTTGAGCAAAATGCCAGCCGTGCCTTGGCCATTGCCAACCGTGGCTATGTGATGGAGTCGGGTTTGATTTCCATGACCGGCCCTGGCCAAGACTTGCTGAACGATCCCAAAGTTCGAGCCGCCTATTTGGGCGAATGA
- a CDS encoding ABC transporter ATP-binding protein, protein MSKTVLKVAGISKRFGGLQALSDVDMTIERGQVYGLIGPNGAGKTTFFNVITGLYTPDSGTFELAGKPYQPTAVHEVAQAGIARTFQNIRLFAEMTALENVMVGRHVRTSSGLLGAIFRTAKFKQEEAEIAQRAQELLDYVGIGKYADYRARTLSYGDQRRLEIARALATDPQLIALDEPAAGMNATEKVQLRELIDQIRKDNRTILLIEHDVKLVMGLCDRVTVLDYGKKIAEGTPADVQKNEKVIEAYLGTGGH, encoded by the coding sequence ATGAGCAAAACTGTTTTAAAAGTTGCAGGCATCTCCAAACGCTTTGGTGGCTTGCAAGCTTTGTCCGATGTCGACATGACCATTGAACGCGGTCAGGTGTATGGCTTGATTGGCCCTAACGGCGCCGGCAAAACCACGTTCTTCAACGTCATCACAGGCCTCTACACGCCTGACAGCGGCACGTTTGAATTGGCTGGTAAGCCTTATCAACCTACAGCCGTGCACGAAGTGGCACAGGCCGGTATTGCACGCACCTTCCAAAACATCCGCTTGTTTGCCGAAATGACGGCCTTGGAAAACGTGATGGTGGGCCGCCACGTGCGAACCTCTTCAGGCTTGCTAGGTGCTATTTTCAGAACTGCCAAATTCAAACAAGAAGAAGCTGAAATTGCACAGCGTGCACAAGAGTTGCTCGATTACGTGGGCATTGGCAAATATGCCGACTACCGCGCGCGCACTTTGTCCTATGGCGATCAGCGCCGTTTGGAAATTGCACGTGCTTTGGCTACAGACCCCCAACTCATTGCATTGGACGAACCTGCAGCCGGCATGAACGCCACCGAAAAAGTTCAGTTGCGCGAGTTGATTGATCAAATCCGCAAAGACAACCGCACCATCTTGTTGATTGAGCACGATGTGAAGTTGGTGATGGGTTTGTGCGACCGCGTCACAGTACTCGACTACGGCAAAAAGATTGCCGAAGGCACACCTGCTGACGTACAGAAAAATGAAAAAGTGATCGAAGCCTATTTGGGCACCGGAGGACATTGA
- a CDS encoding branched-chain amino acid ABC transporter permease gives MNLSKNTKAMALGAVLLILPLVLQQFGNAWVRIADMALLYVLLAVGLNIVVGYAGLLDLGYVAFFAVGAYMYGLLASPHLFETFPAIAALFPGGLHMPLWVIVPVGAALAGLFGMLLGAPTLKLRGDYLAIVTLGFGEIIRVFLNNLDQPVNITNGPKGLNQIDPIHFFGINLGKKLDVLGLEVASVSLYYYLFLALVLVTILISYRLEISRIGRAWMAIREDEIAAKAMGLNTRNLKLMAFGMGATFGGISGAMFAGFQGFISPESFSLMESVMIVAMVVLGGLGHLPGVVLGAVLLSALPEILRYVAGPLQSMTDGRIDAAILRQLLIALAMIIIMLMRPRGLWPSHEHGKALQSKEGA, from the coding sequence ATGAATCTTTCTAAAAATACAAAAGCGATGGCCTTGGGTGCGGTGCTCTTGATCTTGCCCTTGGTGTTGCAGCAGTTTGGCAATGCTTGGGTGCGTATTGCCGACATGGCTTTGCTCTACGTCTTGTTGGCCGTAGGTCTGAACATTGTGGTGGGCTATGCAGGTTTGTTAGACCTTGGCTATGTGGCTTTCTTTGCCGTGGGTGCTTACATGTACGGCTTGTTGGCATCGCCCCATCTCTTTGAAACCTTCCCGGCCATTGCAGCCTTGTTTCCGGGTGGTTTGCACATGCCCTTGTGGGTGATTGTGCCGGTAGGTGCAGCGCTGGCCGGTTTGTTTGGCATGCTGTTGGGTGCACCCACCTTGAAGTTGCGCGGTGATTATTTGGCCATCGTCACCTTGGGTTTTGGTGAAATCATTCGTGTGTTCTTGAACAACTTGGACCAACCCGTCAACATCACCAACGGACCCAAGGGTTTGAACCAAATCGACCCCATCCATTTCTTTGGCATCAACTTGGGTAAGAAATTGGATGTGTTGGGTTTAGAAGTGGCCTCAGTCAGCTTGTACTACTACTTGTTCTTGGCCTTGGTGCTGGTCACCATTTTGATTTCCTATCGCTTGGAAATTTCGCGGATTGGTCGCGCATGGATGGCCATTCGTGAAGACGAAATTGCGGCCAAAGCCATGGGCTTGAATACGCGCAACTTGAAACTCATGGCTTTTGGCATGGGTGCCACATTCGGCGGAATTTCTGGCGCCATGTTCGCAGGCTTCCAAGGCTTCATCTCTCCCGAGTCTTTCAGCTTGATGGAGTCGGTCATGATTGTGGCCATGGTGGTGCTGGGTGGCTTGGGTCACTTGCCCGGCGTGGTCTTGGGCGCAGTGCTCTTGTCGGCCTTGCCCGAAATCTTGCGATACGTGGCGGGCCCTTTGCAGTCCATGACCGATGGCCGCATTGACGCTGCCATTTTGCGTCAGCTGCTGATTGCCTTGGCCATGATCATCATCATGTTGATGCGTCCCCGCGGTTTGTGGCCTTCCCACGAACACGGCAAAGCGCTCCAATCCAAAGAGGGAGCCTGA